The nucleotide window GCCGGACCAGATACGACACCCCTCGCGCAATCGCCACGCCCAATCCTCTTGCCACAAGGCGCTGATCATGGCGGCGGAAGCCGCGCCGGATGGGATCACCTCCGGCAGTCGTTCCAGGGTGATGCCGCCGATGGCCACCACCGGCAGACGGGTCTGGGCGGTGATGGCGGTCAGGGTGGAGAGTCCTTGCACCCCATGGGTATCGCTTTTGGTGGCGGTGGCGAAAACCGGTCCGAAGCCCACATAATCGACTCCGAATCCTTCCGCCTGACGGATCTCTTCTGCCGTATGGGTGGAAAGTCCGAGGATCCGACCGCTTTTCAGTTGTTTCCGGCACTCCGGGATGGGGGTATCCTCCTGTCCCACATGGACCCCATCCGCTCCCAGGGATTCCACCCACTCCACCCGATCGTTGAGAATCACCCGGATTGCGGGGGCGTGACGCCGCAACGCCATCAGCCAGCGGGTCATGAAGGCCAAAGCCCGATCCGGATCCCCCTTGGCCCGCAGTTGGATCAAAGAAATGGGCAATGTCGCCAGTTGGCGGGCCACCGCTTCGGGTTGGCAGACGGCGCGGATGGCGGGGGAGGCGTTTTCGAGCCAGTCGGCGTCGAGGATGGGATGCAATCCGGCGATCCGGGGCGGGGTGGTCATAGTCCGGCGAGGATTTCGTCGTCGATGGTGTCCGAATCCCCCAGATTCAACGAGACCAGACGCCGCAAATGGCTGAAATTTTCCACATCCATTTCCTGGAAACGCACCGCCGCCCCCCGATCCGCCTGGGAGTAGACCACCACCCCCTTGATGGGAATGGAGATGGTACCCAAAACCAGTGTCCCCTGCACGGTGGCCCCTTTGGCGGGCAGATCCGCGCCGTGAAACAGCATGCCCCGGAGACTCAGATCACCGAAGGCCCCGCGATAGGAGCCACCCATGTCGTCTTTGAGGATCAATTCTTGCTCGAAATCCACGCGAGAATTGGCCCGACGGTCACGGGGCGCCCCCGAGGTTTTGGGTTTCAAGGCCATGATTCAATCCAGGTTGTTCAAGACATTCAAGGTTTGATCCCGTGACAGTCGTGCGCCGTGGCGGGTGACCAGCAGGGCCGAGGCCCGGCAGGCCAGCAGGCCGGCCCGTTCCGGGGAGAAACCATGGGTCAGTCCATACAACAGGGCACCGGCGAACAGGTCTCCGGCGCCATTGGCGTCGATGGCCTGCACCGGAGTTCCCGGAATGACATACTCCTTTTGGTCGATGCCCAGGATGGCGCCCTGGGGTCCGAGGGTGAGACCAAAGGCGTGACATTTTTCCGCCAGTACGGAGCGGGCGGTTTCCAGGTTGTCGGTGCGGGCGTATTTCAACGCTTCCACGTGGTTGCAAAAGAGCAGATCCACTCCGGATCCCATGATCTCTTCCAGTCCGTCGCGGAAGAATTCTACCATGTTGGCATCGGAAAAGGTCAAGGCGATTTTGGTGCCGTGTTTGCGGGCCAGTCGCACCGCTTCGACGGCGGCCTGACGGGCTCCCGGAGAGGTGACCAGATAGCCTTCCACATACAGCCATTGGGCGGAGGCGAGTCGTTCCGGGGCCAGATCCTGACTGGAAAATCCTTCGGAAATCCCCAGATGGGTACACATGGTCCGTTCCGCGTCCGGGGTGATCAACACCAGACATTGACCCGTGGTGCCGTTGATGGAGCGGTGATCCAGGTCGTTGTCCACGCCGTTGGTTTTCATGTCCCGGGCG belongs to Magnetococcales bacterium and includes:
- a CDS encoding thiamine phosphate synthase, producing the protein MTTPPRIAGLHPILDADWLENASPAIRAVCQPEAVARQLATLPISLIQLRAKGDPDRALAFMTRWLMALRRHAPAIRVILNDRVEWVESLGADGVHVGQEDTPIPECRKQLKSGRILGLSTHTAEEIRQAEGFGVDYVGFGPVFATATKSDTHGVQGLSTLTAITAQTRLPVVAIGGITLERLPEVIPSGAASAAMISALWQEDWAWRLREGCRIWSGSARI
- a CDS encoding PilZ domain-containing protein, which codes for MALKPKTSGAPRDRRANSRVDFEQELILKDDMGGSYRGAFGDLSLRGMLFHGADLPAKGATVQGTLVLGTISIPIKGVVVYSQADRGAAVRFQEMDVENFSHLRRLVSLNLGDSDTIDDEILAGL
- a CDS encoding adenosine kinase, with product MNRYDVYGIGHALVDTEVKVTDDFLVKAGLTKGTMTLIDENRRLQLLEQLGPAARHRSCGGSSANTLIGLAQLGGRAFHSSRVANDENGAFFARDMKTNGVDNDLDHRSINGTTGQCLVLITPDAERTMCTHLGISEGFSSQDLAPERLASAQWLYVEGYLVTSPGARQAAVEAVRLARKHGTKIALTFSDANMVEFFRDGLEEIMGSGVDLLFCNHVEALKYARTDNLETARSVLAEKCHAFGLTLGPQGAILGIDQKEYVIPGTPVQAIDANGAGDLFAGALLYGLTHGFSPERAGLLACRASALLVTRHGARLSRDQTLNVLNNLD